The nucleotide sequence TTTTTAACGGAGATGATTTTAAAATCGTCAATTATATTATTGAGATGCTTATCGGAAAAACTGCTGAACAGTGGGACCCTTCTGAGAAATTTCTCTATTAACTGTTTTTCTTTTTCGCCTATGACCATTTTCATTCTCCGGGGTCCTGGGGAAGATGGATGCCATCTTTGGTCCCGCCCACAGGGCCTTCCCAGGCGCTCAAACCACCGCGTATGCCTTTAGCTTTAAACCCCAGGCTTTTCAGAATGAAGGCAGCTGGAAATCCCCAGGCCTCCATGCCGCAGTATGTATAATATTCTTTTGACGGATCCAGCTCCGTATATCTCTTGCGCAGAAATTCAAGCGGGATATTGATCGCTCCCTGTATGTGCTCCTCCTCATACTGAGGCTGAAACCTTGTATCGATAAAGATGATATTTTTTAAATCCTCAGGAGTGATATCTTCAGGGAAAACATGTTCAAGAAACGAAGCCTTTACCGTCTTGTCGAAGTCGGACCTGGAAAGCGACAGTACAACTGTGTCCTCTATCGCACGGCACGTTGCGCTGCGCCGCTTGCCGGAGATCAAGGCCTCTTCGCCGAATCCCTCGCCTTCACTAAGCACAGCCACCTGTTCCGGGCTTTCTCTGTTTTCCTTCTTTATGACCGCCACCTTCCCGGACTTAACAACATAATACGCGTCTCCTACCTCACCTTCTCTGATAATATCTTCACCGAAGGCATAATTCTTCTCTACGAATTTATCGGACAGGGCAAACATCTTTTCCGGCTCAAGAAGAGCGAAGGGCTGGAGAGTTTTTATTTTATTGTATTCGGAATAGGCATGGGCCTTCGTACCCATAATGCATGAAATGGCTGAATCTATCTGGACAATCTCATCAAAGTCTTTTTTGTACAGCTTGTAGAGTTTCACATCCGTTTTGGCGGTGACGGAAGTAAAACGTGGAGAGCAAGTGAGCAAGGCCATCTCGCCGAAACCTTCTCCACATTTCAGGGATGTTATCCTGGCCTCCTGTCCCCATTTGGTGCTTTTAAAGACCTCGACTTCGCCTTTCTCCACCAGGTAAAAAGAATCCGCGGGGGAGCCTTCCCTGATGATGACCGCCCCTTCGGGAAGCTCAACGATTTCAAGCTTCAAAGAAAGCGCCCCCAGTGCGCCGTCTGAAAGATGAGAAAAATAAGAATACAGCTTCAGAATGTTAGGTGATAAGGTTCCCATTTTATTCCCTCCCTTACAATTAACAATGCCGGCTCAGCCGGGGACCTTTCCCTGCTCATTGCCGTTCTAATAAGGGGTCACGCCCCTTGTGAACCGCATGATCAGGTAGGTGTAAACGCTGCATGAACGCCTTCTGTATTGCCTTCCACCGGCCCCGGCCAGTTCATCAATCCGCCCTTAATACTTTTTGCTTTAAAGCCCTGGCTGTTTAAAAGAAATGCCCCAACCGCGCTTCTTGCGCCTAAAAGGCAATAGACAAAATATTCTTTTGATTGGTCCAGCTCCGAATATCTTTTTCTCAGTTCATCGAGCGGGACGTGTATGGCATTGGGTATACGTTCTTCGTCAAACTCCATCTGCATACGCACGTCGAGGAAAACCGGATGTTCTTTTTTCAGCGCCTCTTCCGCTGCGATCTCATCAAGGAAAGAAGACTTCATGATCCGCTCGAAGTCGTCATGAGAAAGTGTCCAGACGACCGCATCTTCCGTGGCCCTGCATGTGGCGCTGCGCGGAGCGCCGGTGATGAGGGCCTCTTCTCCAAAACCCTGTCCTTCATGCAGAGTAGCTACCTGCTCCGGTTCGTCTCCGAACATCTTCTTTAAAACAGCGACACTGCCTGATTTGATAATGTAGTACACGTCGCCTTTTTCGCCCTGTACAATAATATCTTCACCTGCTGGGTATTTGCGTTCTGCAAGTTTGTCCAGGATCGCTGCCATCTTTTCAGGCTCAAGCAGGGCAAACGGCTGGAGGGTTTTCATTTGGTTGTACTGGGCAAAGCTTTGCGACTGCTTTTCAGCCATGAGAGAGAATGCGGAATCCATGCGGACAATTTCTTCAAAGTCCGTCTTGAACAATTTCAGCAGTCTGACGTCTGTTTTTGCTTTGACGGAACAGCAGCGAGGTGAGCATGTCAATAAAGCCATCTCGCCGAAGCCTGCGGCATGACCGACAATTGAAAGCTTTGCCTTTTGTCCCCATTGAGTTTTCTTGAAGACCTCCACCTCTCCTTCTTTCACAAGGTAAAAGGCGTCAGCCGGCACATCTTCTTTAATAATTTCAGCGCCTGCTGGAAGTTCAACTGCGTGGAGTTTTCTTGAGATCGCCTCAAGCGCCCCGTCTGACAGGTAAGAAAAGTAACAATATTTTTTAAGGTCTTTGTAATCAGACATGAAACTACCTCCGTAAAAAAATCAGTTTTTATAAAAAATAATTAGCAGCTTCACCCTTACAAAATTTTGATATTGCTACTATAAAAAATAAATCGATAATCAGAACGTGAATAAAAATTTACTTGTTCAGCAACTCGTCAATCTTTTCCTGATTAAATCCGGTCACTGCCTCGCCGTTTATTAAGGTCAAAGGGAGTGTCATGATGCCCATTTTCCTCAGGTCATAAATAGCGGCAGGCTCTGTTGCAATATTGCGCTCGGTATATTTAACGCCTTTTTGTGAAAGATACTCTTTCACTTTAGTACAGTACATTCAATTGGTCTGGCTGTAAACGACGACCGTCTTCTCCGACATAATAAAATCCTCCATCCGTAGTAATAATTATAATTGAAAATTCAAAAAGATGATTAATATTATATAGATAATATTCAGGAAATAGCAATAAAATTAGTCTTTTAATCTCCTCATGAAACTATTTGCTGAAAAAGATTTTTTTATGCGATTTTTGTAGAATAGAACACTGTTTTTTCAATCTGGAGGATTTTTAATGACGGAAGAATTAGAAGAATTATATGATGTGATTATCATCGGCGGCGGGCCGGCCGGACTAAGCGCCGCGCAATATGCTTCCCGCGCCAAACTTAAGACAATTGTCCTTGATAAATCGCAGGCAGCAGGCGCATTGGCTTTTTCAAGCAGGATTGAAAATTATCCGGGACTGCCTGAACCTGTCACAGGGAAGGATTTGCTTGATACCTTCCGCAATCAGGCAATAAAATTCGGCGCCGAATATGTTGAAACCCGGGTCATAGGAGTAAAACTTGAAGGCGAATTAAAAGAGGTCAGCGCGCTGGACAATACATATAAGGGAAAAACCTTAATAATCGCAACCGGCGCAATGGGCAGGCAGGCAAGCATCAAAGGAGAGAAAGAGTTTCTTGGCAAGGGCGTGTGTTACTGTGCAATATGTGATGCCGCGATCTTTTTTGATCAAACCGTCTGCGTAATCGGCGACAGTGAAGAAGCCCTTAAGGAAACCGGGGTTGTCGCCAAATTTGCCTCAAAAGTTTACTTGATTTCTCCTTCAAAGACACTTAAGCTGTCTGAGCATCCTCCATTTGATACGTCTAAGGTAACCCTTATGACAGGTTATCGCGTGGTGTCCATTGAAGGCAACAGCGTTGTAGAATACGTGAAGGTCAGGAATGCCGAATCAAACGAAGAGCAGGACATTCAAACAAACGGGGTTTTTGTGTATTTGCACGGCAACAAACCCATAGTGGACTTTCTTGGCGGATCTATCGAACTTAGCGAGGAGTCCTGCGTAAGCACTAATAAAATGATGGAGACTTCCATCCCCGGCATTTTTGCGGCAGGAGATGTCATTTGCACCGAAGTACGGCAGGTCGTCACCGCTGCGTCAAATGGTTGCATCGCGGCGCTTTCCGCTGAAAAATTTATACATCACAGAAAACGGATGAAGTACGACTGGGCGAAAAGCTGAACTGCTGAAGCAGGACTTAACCGGCTGCCCTTACATCCACAACTTTGTCCACAGGCACGACGATCCACCCTTCTTCCGCCTGGAGGTATATTTCCGTCTCTCCGATCCCGACCAGGGTTCCCCGATATGTGACATCTACTGTAATGACTTCAACCTGTTTGCCAATCAATTCCTGCATTATGATTTTCCGTTCATATTTTTTACAAATTCTCCGCCCAGAAGAAAGATACACGAAATATAATACATCCACAAAAGGAACAAAATAAACGTGGTCAGCGAACCGTATATCGCGCCTATATAAGAGACATTTTTTACAACCCATGTGAAAAAGTGTTTTGCCAGCTCCCACAAGACCGTCACAAGAAGAGCGCCTGCGAAGGCGTCTTTCATCAGGATCTTTCCCTTTGGGACGATCTTATAAACGGCGGCGAAACTTAACAGTACAAGCAGAAACGGGGCGATGTATTTTAAAAAAATACCCGGCTGATATCCGAAAAAATTCATGGGAGTGCCGGCGAAGGAGCTCAGCGTAAAAGCCAAAAACAGAAAAACGATCACAAGGGTCACTATGATAAAGGTCGATAAAATGAATAAGAGGAAGTGTCTCCTCTTTGGCGCTTTAAATATCACATCCATTGCGCGCTCTATTGAATGAAAAAGCTGAATGGAAAGGAAGGCGTAAATGATAAGCGTTATCCAGCTTATGCCCCTGAAGGTAATAACGTTTCTCAGTTCATTCGTGATCCCTGAGGTAACAGACGGGAAAAAACTTATCAGCCTTGAAAGGGAAAACCGGTAAACATCCTCATTCACCCCCATAATGTGCCCGTAGAGCGCGATAATGAGAAGACTTAAAGGCACCAGCGACATAATGAGAAAATATGCTATTGACGCAGCCAGATAAAAACATTCATCCCTGAAAAATGCCGTCACGCTTTTGCCGAAGACCCTTATCAGAAACATAGGACCTCTTTACTAAAAGACCCGATACCGAACAAACACAATGACGACACCTTTAGAAAATCAGGATTAAACTTGCAAGAAAAAAAATTGGGATCGAGCAATGACAATATCTCTTGCAGAGCAAAGTTAGGCATTTCAATGTCCGTCGATTCATTATGTTTGTGAGGCATTGGGTCTTTTTTCCTACTTCTTTTTCTCTCTGACATAGATCTCTACAGGAACACCCTTGAAGGAAAACCGCTCTCTCAATTTGCTTTCAAGAAACCTGATGTACTGTGCCTTTATCCCTTCCTTGAAGTTTGTGAATACCACAAAACCGGGAGGGCTCGTCTTTATCTGTGTAATATAAGATATCTTGACCTGCCTGCCCTTGTACATTGGCGGCTCCTTTGCCGAAAGCGCCTTGCCTAAAAATTCATTCAGCTCATGCGTATCGATTCTCTTGGCCCCTTCCGCAATAATGCTGTCTACAAGAGGGAAAAGGTTCGTGACCCTTTGTTTGTTCATCGCGGATATTGTTAAGGCCGGGGCATACCTCATGAACCACAACTTTTGATAGACCTGCTCTTTAAAATCCTTCAACAACAAACCGGTCTTATCTACAAGGTCCCATTTATTCAGGAGAAGGACCGCTCCTTTTTTCGCTTCAAATACGAGTCCGGCAATTTTCTGGTCCAGTTCAACAACTCCTTCAGATGCGTCAAGAACAATCAGGGCAACGTCACAGTCCTCGATGTTTTTTAATGTCCTGAGGAATGAGTATCTTTCAACCGTCTCCGCCATCCTGCCCTTCCTGCGTATCCCCGCTGTGTCAACTATGACATATTTTTTTTTGTAATAGGAACAAATTGAATCCACCGCGTCCCTTGTTGTCCCGGGCACGGGGCTGACGATCATCCTCTCCTTGCCGAGCAGGGAATTGACAAGTGTTGATTTTCCTACATTAGGCCTTCCCACAATCGCGATCTTCGGATAATCGGTTTCTTCCTCGGCGCCGGAAGGGAGCTGCGATACAATGCTGTCCATGAATTCTTCAAAGCCGTAGCCGTTCAGCGCGGAGACCGGCAGCGGCTCAACACCGAGCGAATAAAAATCATAAAGGGCCTTTTCCTTTTTGGGGCCGTCTATTTTATTAACAACATAAAAAACCCTTTTGCCGTATTGCCTCAGTTTATCAATCAACTCGGCATCAAGCGGAAGCACCCCGCTTTCAGCGTCCAGCAGCAGGAGTATAATGTCCGCTTCCTCAGCGGCAAGAAGAAGCTGTTTGTTGACCTGCCTGCCGATGTCCTCATCAGGCTCATGCTGAAAGCCCCCGGTGTCGACAAGCAGGAAGGATTTGTCTTCCCATGAAGCCTGCCCGTAGAGCCTGTCCCTCGTTATGCCGGGAATGTCTTCTATGACGGCAAGCCGCTTGCGCACCATCCGGTTAAAAAGCGTGGACTTCCCTACATTAGGTCTTCCGACAATTGCGACAATTGGTCTTGCCATTATGCTCCACCTGAGTTGTGAGGATTCTGTTGCCGCAACCTTGCAGGTTACGATTTTATTAACTGAAAAATTATTTTAAACGCCGGCTGGAGACCGCGGCTGCCAGCCAGTCATCACCAAATTTATAGAGAGACTAATTATAGCATAAGGCGGCAGGCAGAAAATTTGACATCCAAACCCGGGTTGTTTTCATATTTTTTTTTGACAAACTGTTTTTTTTGTGATAAGTGTAAAGTATCAAACATATAAATTTGAATTCTTCACGGACAATCATTAACTTTATCTGACAGATTGGAGGGCATCATGGTTGGAATTTCCAAAAATATCTCATCCATAAAAAGAGGTATAATGTTAATCATTTTCAAGTTTGTCGCTGTTGCAATCGTAATTTTGCTGACGGCTTTTCCCAATGCCGGACTGGCTGAAAACAAAGCCGGCGCGGTCACACTAAATCCTAATATCGGGGGTTATGTGTTTGAGGGGAACCAGCACATCGATAATAACGTGGCCTATGGATTAGGCCTGGGTTATAACTTTACTGAAAACTGGGGAGTCGAAGGTAATTTCAATAATATAAATACTGACGCTGACTCTCATGGAGCAGATGATGTGCAGGCTTATATTTACCGCATCGACGGGCTTTACCACTTTATGCCTGAGAAAAAGCTGGTACCGTTTGTTGCTGCGGGCATCGGCGCCATTACGCTCAATGGAGCGATCAAAGATGACGGGACCTTCGCTTTATTCAATTACGGCGGCGGCCTTAAATATTTTCTTACCCAAAATCTTGCACTTCGCGGCGACGTCCGGCACATTCTTTTCAGAGGTAAAGATGATCAAGTCAATAATCTGATTTATACATTGGGGCTGACATTCGCGTTCGGCGGCGAAGAGAAAAAGGAAGCTGTGCCTCCGCCCGCGCCTGAGCCGTCACAGCCCAAAGACAGTGACGGTGATGGTGTATATGATGATATTGATAAATGTCCCGATACGCCTAAGGGAGTCGCAGTTGATATGTACGGCTGCCCGAAAGACAGCGACGGCGACGGGGTCCCTGATTATCTCGATAAATGCCCTGACACGCCAAAGGGTGTTGCAGTTGATATAAATGGCTGCCCGAAAGACAGCGACGGCGACGGGGTCCCTGATTATCTCGATAAATGCCCCGACACGCCAAAGGGTGTTGCAGTTGATGTTAATGGCTGCCCCAAGGACAGTGACGGCGACGGAGTGCCTGACTATCTGGACCTGTGCCCTGACACACCTAAAGGCGTCGAGGTAGATTCCAGTGGATGTCCCAGGCCTGTACCTGCCGCGAGAGCTGAAAAAACCGTAGATCTTCAAGACCTTCCTTTTGATTTTGATAAATCAACTCTAACGGAGGAAGCACAAGGTGTACTTAAAAAGAATATACAGACCCTGAAAGAAAACCCCGATGTCAAAATCCGCATTGAAGGACATTCATGCGCTCACGGGCCAGATGATTACAACCTCAGATTGAGCGAGAGAAGGGCAAACGCCATCAAAGAATATTTAATTAAAGAAGGAGGGATATCTCCTGATAGAATGAGCACGATTGCCTATGGCGAAACCAGGCTGGCCATGCCTGAAATACCGACCCCGCAGAATAAAAATTCAATTGAGGCAAAAACCAACAGGAGAGTGCATTTTGAATTAATTAAATATTGACCTTATAATAAATAAACCATTTAGACAGGTTACGGCAAGAGTTAAAGCTTTCTTTAATTCCTGCCGTATATTTTATCGGGATGTTGAAGATTTCAGTATACAGGCCTTTCATTGTTTTACTCTCCGCTGTCTTGCTTACCTCCTGCGCTGCGCAAAAAGAAAAGCCGATGATCTCAACCCCGTCTGGAAAAGAAATAACGGTTGAAAACAATACGATACCTGACAGGAAAGAAGAAGTTAGGAGTGAGGAAAAAGAAAACAAAAAACCCGCTCAACCCTCTTCCATACACTGCGAGGAGAATACCGACACGAATTTCAATATCAGCGGCATGAAGGTCCTGCCCTTTATCAAGACCGCATTCTTCGACATGAACGGAGACGGCTTGACGGACCTGATAGCAGGAGGCAAAAACGGATTGCTTTATTTATATCAAAACTCCGGAGATCCGCAAATCCGTTACTGGAAGCCGGTGGAAGAATATTTCAGCGGGGTCAATGCAGGGGCATTTTCAGCGCCTTCAATCGGCGATATAGACGGCGACGGAAAGGCGGAGATAGTCATAGGCACCGGCGGTTTTTCATCTGATTCGGGCCGGATATTGATCTTCAAAAATACGGGACCAGCGGAATCACCGCGATGGAGAAGGACCGATGGGACTGAAATAAAAATCGGCAATGACGCCGCTGTAACAATTGTTGATTATAATTTTGACGGAGCTCCCGACATAATAGCCGGAAACTCAGAAGGTGAAATATCCTTTTTTAAAAACATTTCAACAGGCAGGGACGTCAGGTTCGCGCGCGACAAGTCCCCTCTGAATAAACAGTCATTTGATAAATATGCTGTTCCCGCGGCGATAAAACTGAAAGACAAGATCGTCCTGGCCATAGGCACTTCAATGGGCAAGCTCTACATGTTTGAACTGGAAAAAGACGGCAAAAAGGTTTCGCCGAAGAATGTGAAGATCAACCTTTACGCAAAGAGATTTTTGTCCCCGGCATTTACAAATCTCCTGAATAAAAGCCGGTTCGACCTCGTGATTTCCGACGGGGACGGCATCATTTCATATTATGAAAACAGAAAAAATGATTTCTCCGCCTGGGAGAAAATCCCTGAATTGTTCAATAACAGGATATTTGCAGGACCGGCCTGCGCCCCGACAGTTTGCTCCATCGGCAGCAGGCTGTATATGGTAGTCGGCAACATGGACGGCAGATTAAAACTTTATGAGTACAGGAACGGACCCGGGGGCCTTCCGTGGGTCGAGAAAAAAGGATATCTTGATGACATCAAGGTCTCCGGTTTTTCACGCGGGGTCCTCGCAAGATGGGAAGGCAGGGACATCCTTATTACAGGGGAAAGCGGCGGCGGCATCAAGGCATTTGTTAATACCGGTCCAGAGGAAACGCCTTCATGGCGAGAGGAAAAAAAGTTTTTCAAAGGAGTACGGAAAAACTATCACAGCACCCCTGCCGTTTTTGACCTGGACAATGACGGAAGATTGGAGTTGATCACAGGAGCTGATGATGGAAAGATATACACATACAAGGTCAAGGAAATAATAAACGGCCTGCCGGTGTGGGAAGCGATCACGGGGCTGTTTGACAACATACAAGTCAAGGGTTTCTCCACGCCTTCCGTTATCAGGGTTAAAGATATTCTTTATCTTTTTGTAGGGCAGGAAGATGGAAAGATAAGAACATATACTGTTGAATTACCTGATGTCGGCAAATCCCGTATTGATCTCAATAAACTTGTATTTATGGAAAAAAATTTCCTGAATGAAATCAGAATGCAGAGCCACAGTTCTCCTTACCTGATCATAAATAACGGCGTAATTGAGATGATCTCAGGTGATTACGACGGCAACATCCGGCACTTCAACTGTATTCACGGCTAACTTACAAAAAATAAAACGTTAACCTTACACCCGCAAAAAAAGGAGGAGGACAATGTTTAAAGAATTTAAAGAATTCGCAATGCGCGGCAGTGTCGTTGATATGGCAGTGGGTATTATTATCGGCGCTTCATTCGGCACAATTGTCAACTCGCTTGTTGCCGATATGATCATGCCGCCAATCGGTATGATACTGGGCAATGTCGATTTCTCAAATCTGTTTCTCGTATTAAAGCAGGGTGCCCAGCCCGGCCCCTACGCCTCTATCGCAAACGCAAAAACCGCCGGAGCGGTCACAGTCAACTACGGCCTGTTCCTGAACACTATAATCAGCTTTATCATAGTCGCGTTTGCAATGTTTATTTTAATAAGAGGCATCAATCAGCTTAAAAAGAAAGAAGAAATCCCGCCTCCTGCCCCGTCAACAAAAGAGTGTCCCTACTGTCTCTCAACAATTCCGGTTAAGGCCGTCCGCTGCGGACACTGCACCTCTGAGCTGAAAACAGTATAGATTTGCAGGATAAATAACATATCCGCCGGATATCCAGCAGTGATTATCGTCACTAATAAATTCCTGTGAAATATCCGAATATATAGATATATGACAATTGCGCGGACAAATTATAAATTGACCGGATTGCCTCATACATGTTATATTTTTTTAATGATGCAGACGATTTTTATATGCGTATTTTTATTGTTCTCCATCGCCTCGGCCTCTTCCTACGCGGATATTTACAAATACGTTGATGAAAACGGCGTCACCTATTATACAAACGTTCCGCAGGACAAAGATTACAAAAAAATCATAACTGAAAGAAAAGAAAAAGACGTTTCAACCCGCGAATACCGCGAATATTACGATGAGGTGATACACAGCAAAGCAGCTGAATACGGGATAGAGCCTTCGCTTGTAAACGCCATAATCACAGTGGAATCAAACTGGAACTATAATGCGCTGTCAAACAAGGGGGCCATGGGGCTCATGCAATTAATGCCTTCGACCGCAAGTGACATGTCGGTAAGCAATCCCTACAACCCGGAAGAAAATATCGAGGGCGGTATCAGGTATCTCCGTTTCCTGCTCGACAAATTCAATGACGTTCCTCTTGCCCTTGCCGCATACAATGCCGGCCCAAGGACCGTGCAGGAACACGGCGGGATCCCGGCGATAACAGAGACGCGGCAATATGTAAAAAAAGTGCTTTCCATTTATCAGGGCAATGCGAGCAACAACTTATACAGCAGGCGGGCGCAGATTTACAAAGTCACCCTCGAAGACGGGACTGTCCTCTTCACAAACACGCCATTCGCCTATCAGAACAACAAAGTTTCAAAGTTTTAATTCCGTACCTTTAAAAAAATCCCCCATGTCAGTACAAAAAAAGTTAACCACGAGCGCGCTGAAATTTTTCATGTATAATATTAAAATTCAGCGCACGGGATTTTATTTCTCCGTGTACTCTGTGCTTTAATAGATGACGATGACAGACAAAGAAATACTGCGTGAGCAGATATTAAAACTGAAGGAAAAGCGCAACGCCATTATCCTTGCGCACAATTATCAGCGGGAAGAGGTTCAGGACATTGCCGATTACACGGGCGATTCACTTGAACTTTCCCGTAACGCGGCCACTATAAAATGTGACGTCATCGTATTTTGCGGGGTCAATTTCATGGCTGAAAGCGCATCGATACTCTCGCCTGACAAAATCGTCCTTCTCCCTGAGATTAACGCGGGCTGCCCGATGGCAGACATGATCACAGCCGGCAGCGCGAGAAACCTGCGTACACAATTCCCCGGCTACGAATATAAAGGCGGATATAAGTATCCTGCGGATTTTACTTTAAGGGACATCAAAAATCTTCATCCCGGTGTCCCTGTCGTCACATACGTAAATACCACTGCTGATGTAAAGGCGGAAAGCGATATCTGCTGCACCTCGGCAAACGGCGTGAAGATAGTTGAATCACTTGATTCCGATAAGGTCATCTGCGTGCCGGACAGGAACCTCTCGGCGTGGATCGCGAAAAATACAAAAAAACAGGTCATAGCATGGGACGGCTTTTGCCACGTTCATGACAGGGTCACACCAGACGATATAATCAAGGCAAGAAAAGACCATCCTGACGCGCTGGTGCTTGCGCATCCTGAGTGCAAGATAGAAGTTTGTGAAATGGCC is from Nitrospirota bacterium and encodes:
- a CDS encoding lytic transglycosylase domain-containing protein; this translates as MMQTIFICVFLLFSIASASSYADIYKYVDENGVTYYTNVPQDKDYKKIITERKEKDVSTREYREYYDEVIHSKAAEYGIEPSLVNAIITVESNWNYNALSNKGAMGLMQLMPSTASDMSVSNPYNPEENIEGGIRYLRFLLDKFNDVPLALAAYNAGPRTVQEHGGIPAITETRQYVKKVLSIYQGNASNNLYSRRAQIYKVTLEDGTVLFTNTPFAYQNNKVSKF
- the nadA gene encoding quinolinate synthase, with the protein product MTDKEILREQILKLKEKRNAIILAHNYQREEVQDIADYTGDSLELSRNAATIKCDVIVFCGVNFMAESASILSPDKIVLLPEINAGCPMADMITAGSARNLRTQFPGYEYKGGYKYPADFTLRDIKNLHPGVPVVTYVNTTADVKAESDICCTSANGVKIVESLDSDKVICVPDRNLSAWIAKNTKKQVIAWDGFCHVHDRVTPDDIIKARKDHPDALVLAHPECKIEVCEMADHVTSTSGMLRFAKSSDAKEFIIGTETGLLYKLRNDNPDKTFYPLRKDMVCPNMKKTTLKSVFHALDTVTYKIKVPEEIRVPAKMALDRMLEVK